A portion of the Scylla paramamosain isolate STU-SP2022 chromosome 2, ASM3559412v1, whole genome shotgun sequence genome contains these proteins:
- the LOC135112737 gene encoding myb-like protein X: MSEEEDKEREDYKVVMEEKKKKKKDVEVGNMQPTEEDVDKDVDDDSEEQDNEDDEFVKDTKKNGENGENDDRDSDGDKDEGNYIKLKKNERKEDKEDDETVTQDKNENDDGETDHVELEKEDENKADESYNIVSEEVSKDEQDKDNDGTVMADLKTRSEADYEDTEEDVEVEEDVADDKELEKAEAKKINGDDKFNTEDKKKKKKTNGDEDYVESEDEEKEDECDDIDSEEENLKEDNGHQETRTEEKRKNEKVCELHDAEPDSEEEKEDNNDKEEDDDLELEEDNDGKECKENEQIMTKDRKKDIEDSEVEYVKEDKDEGQGIDTEEEDEEEEDHEENETATLDKKKNEDNDENDEVDLDEEVDEEDEEVDDDHIESEEDEEENKENGDEITEDKKTIRQSDEQSKEEEEHEVEKETDNKMSEDGEEKENKENEIVTENKKKNGEGEVFKVESNEGKEDKKQDEGDNIISEEEDKEEEHHTLVLEEEKNKKKEGEEENMQPEERDDDADEDEDDDLVPEEDDVEEKDNECDDFVTGHTKKNTE; encoded by the coding sequence ATGtcagaagaagaggataaagaacgGGAAGACTACAAAGttgtgatggaagagaaaaagaaaaagaaaaaagacgtgGAGGTGGGAAACATGCAGCCAACAGAGGAAGATGTTGATAAAGATGTGGATGATGATTCAGAGGAACAAgacaatgaagatgatgaatttgtgaaagacacaaagaagaatggagagaatggGGAAAACGATGACAGAGATTCAGATGGGGATAAAGATgagggaaattatataaaattaaaaaagaatgaacggaaagaagacaaggaagatgatgaaactGTGACACAAGATAAAAAcgaaaatgatgatggtgagacaGATCATGTAGAGttagaaaaggaagacgaaaataaaGCAGATGAGAGTTACAATATAGTGTCGGAAGAAGTGAGTAAAGATGAGCAAGACAAAGATAACGATGGAACTGTCATGGCAGATCTTAAAACAAGGAGTGAGGCAGATTACGAAGACACAGAAGAGGATGTGGAAGTTGAAGAAGACGTCGCCGATGATAAAGAACTAGAAAAGGCTGAAGCTAAAAAAATCAATGGAGATGATAAATTTAAtacagaagacaaaaagaagaagaagaaaacaaatggtGATGAGGATTATGTAGAGtcagaagatgaggagaaagaagatgagtgTGATGATATAGATTCAGAAGAAGAGAATCTAAAGGAAGATAATGGACACCAAGAAACTAGGACAGAAGAAAAACGGAAGAATGAAAAGGTTTGTGAATTACATGATGCAGAACCAGattcagaagaggaaaaggaagataataatgataaagaagaggatgatgatttAGAACTAGAAGAAGACAATGACGGGAAAGAatgcaaagaaaacgaacaaatcatgacaaaagacagaaagaaggatattgAAGACAGTGAGGTGGAATAtgtgaaggaagataaagatgaggGTCAAGGTATAGacacagaagaggaggatgaagaggaagaagaccatgaagaaaatgaaactgCGACactggataaaaagaaaaatgaagataatgatgaaaacgACGAAGTAGATCTAGATGAGGaagtagatgaagaagatgaagaagttgACGATGATCATATAGAGtcagaagaggatgaagaggaaaacaaggaaaacggTGACGAGATCACGGAGGACAAAAAGACAATTAGACAGAGTGATGAAcaatcaaaagaagaagaggaacatgaaGTAGAAAAGGAAACAGATAATAAAATGTCGGAAgatggtgaagaaaaagaaaacaaagaaaacgaaattgtcacagaaaacaaaaagaagaatggagaagggGAAGTCTTCAAAGTAGAatcaaatgaaggaaaagaagataaaaaacaagaTGAGGGTGATAATATTATAtcagaagaagaggataaagaggaggaacaccATACATTAGtgctggaagaggaaaagaacaagaaaaaagagggtgaggaggaaaatatgcaGCCAGAAGAGCgggatgatgatgctgatgaagatgaggatgatgatttAGTGCCAGAAGAAGATGATGTCGAGGAAAAAGACAATGAATGCGATGACTTTGTGACaggacacacaaaaaagaatacaGAGTAG